The proteins below come from a single Juglans regia cultivar Chandler chromosome 12, Walnut 2.0, whole genome shotgun sequence genomic window:
- the LOC109012011 gene encoding serine/threonine-protein phosphatase PP1 isozyme 4-like, whose translation MASQGQGLIDPALLDDIIRRLTEVRLARPGKQVQLSETEIKQLCVASKDIFMRQPNLLELQAPIKICGDIHGQYSDLLRLFEYGGFPPHANYLFLGDYVDRGKQSLETICLLLAYKIKYPENFFLLRGNHECASINRIYGFYDECKRRFNVRLWKAFTDSFNCLPVAALIDDKIMCMHGGLSPDLTNLDQIRNLTRPTAIPESGLLCDLLWSDPGRDVKGWGMNDRGVSHTFGPDKVAEFLEKQDLDLICRAHQVVEDGYEFFANRQLVTIFSAPNYCGEFDNAGAMMSVDEDLLCSFQILKPAEKKAKFLMSNKM comes from the exons ATGGCTTCGCAAGGGCAGGGATTAATCGACCCGGCCTTACTGGACGACATAATCAGACGGCTGACGGAGGTCCGATTGGCGAGGCCCGGCAAGCAGGTCCAGCTCTCAGAGACGGAGATCAAGCAACTCTGTGTTGCTTCCAAAGACATCTTTATGCGACAGCCCAATCTTCTCGAACTCCAAGCCCCCATCAAGATTTGCG gTGATATTCACGGCCAATACAGTGACTTATTAAGGCTATTTGAATATGGGGGATTTCCTCCTCATGCCAATTACCTATTTTTGGGGGACTATGTGGATCGTGGAAAGCAGAGCTTAGAAACAATATGCCTTTTGCTTGCCTATAAGATTAAATATCCAGAGAACTTCTTTCTTCTAAGAGGAAATCATGAATGTGCTTCTATTAACCGGATATATGGATTTTATGATGAATGTAAGCGGCGATTCAATGTTAGACTATGGAAGGCCTTTACAGACTCTTTTAACTGCCTTCCCGTGGCAGCTCTTATAGATGACAAAATAATGTGCATGCATGGTGGTCTTTCCCCTGATCTGACAAACTTGGatcaaattagaaatttaacTCGTCCTACTGCCATACCGGAGTCTGGCTTGCTTTGCGATTTGCTTTGGTCAGATCCTGGTAGAGATGTTAAAGGATGGGGAATGAATGACAGAGGAGTGTCACACACCTTTGGCCCTGATAAGGTGGCGGAATTCTTAGAGAAGCAGGATTTGGACCTTATCTGTCGTGCCCATCAG GTGGTGGAGGATGGATATGAATTCTTTGCCAACAGGCAGCTTGTTACGATATTTTCAGCCCCCAATTACTGTGGTGAATTTGATAATGCTGGCGCAATGATGAGTGTAGATGAAGACTTGCTGTGCTCCTTCCAGATTCTTAAGCCAGCAGAGAAAAAAGCCAAGTTCTTGATGTCAAACAAAATGTGA
- the LOC109019324 gene encoding protein YIPF1 homolog isoform X3: MDESSKSLPTSHLLGSVPAVISEEKNASNYEEGFEQQPANGWKGVFNISSYIQFFDVDTDIVLNRLMSSFYPSGGDFSHKIDANPDLYGLIWISTTLVFVLAAFGNCATYLMQKHSDSSTSWSFDVSYMNVAAGSVYGYVIVVPLAFYFLLQYLGTKPSLVRFWCLWGYSLFVFVVSSFLLLIPVELLRWIIIILAGSSSACFVALNLRSYIEGSDLSLMVVAAFFLQMALAIFIKVWFFP; encoded by the exons ATGGACGAGTCCTCCAAAAGCCTCCCCACCAGCCATTTGCTTGGCTCGGTGCCT GCTGTCATCAGTGAAGAAAAGAATGCTTCAAACTATGAGG AAGGGTTTGAGCAACAGCCAGCAAATGGCTGGAAGGGAGTGTTTAATATCTcttcatatatacaatttttcgATGTTGATACAGACATCGTCTTAAACAGACTGATGAGTTCTTTTTATCCCAGTGGCGGAGATTTTTCTCACAAGATTGATGCTAACCCTGACTT ATACGGACTTATCTGGATATCCACTACATTGGTTTTTGTGCTTGCTGCTTTTGGAAACTGTGCCACCTACTTAATGCAGAAACACAGCGACAGCTCTACTTCTTGGAGCTTTGATGTCAGCTACATGAATGTGGCAGCGGGTTCAGTCTATGGTTACGTGATTGTGGTGCCCTTGGCATTTTACTTCTTGCTCCAGTATCTGGGCACAAAACCTAGCCTTGTTCGATTTTGGTGCTTGTGGGGATATTccctctttgtttttgttgtgtCTTCA TTTCTGTTGCTCATCCCAGTTGAGCTTCTTCGGTGGATCATTATAATTCTTGCTGGTTCTTCCTCAGCATGCTTTGTTGCCTTGAACCTCAGGTCTTATATAGAGGGGAGCGATCTTTCATTGATGGTGGTTGCTGCATTTTTCTTGCAAATGGCTTTGGCAATCTTCATCAAGGTCTGGTTCTTTCCATGA
- the LOC109012012 gene encoding serine/threonine-protein phosphatase PP1 isozyme 4-like, giving the protein MASQGPVLIDPPVLDDIIRRLTEVRSAKPGKQVQLSETEIKQLCVASKDIFIRQPNLLELQAPIKICGDIHGQYSDLLRLFEYGGFPPHANYLFLGDYVDRGKQSLETICLLLAYKIKYPENFFLLRGNHECASINRIYGFYDECKRRFNVRLWKAFTDSFNCLPVAALIDDKILCMHGGLSPDLTNLDQIRNLTRPTAIPESGLLCDLLWSDPGRDVKGWGMNDRGVSHTFGPDKVAEFLEKHDLDLICRAHQVVEDGYEFFANRQLVTIFSAPNYCGEFDNAGAMMSVDEDLLCSFQILKPAEKKAKFMMSNKM; this is encoded by the exons ATGGCGTCACAAGGTCCTGTATTAATTGACCCTCCCGTCCTGGACGACATAATCAGACGGCTGACGGAGGTTCGTTCTGCGAAGCCCGGCAAGCAGGTCCAGCTCTCAGAGACGGAGATCAAGCAACTCTGTGTTGCTTCTAAAGATATCTTTATTCGACAGCCCAATCTTCTAGAACTACAAGCCCCCATCAAGATTTGCG gTGATATCCATGGACAATACAGTGATTTATTAAGGCTTTTTGAATATGGAGGATTTCCTCCTCATgccaattatttatttttgggggaCTATGTGGATCGTGGAAAGCAGAGCTTAGAAACAATATGCCTTTTGCTTGCCTATAAGATTAAATATCCAGAGAACTTCTTTCTTCTAAGAGGAAATCATGAATGTGCTTCTATTAACCGGATATATGGATTTTATGACGAATGTAAGCGGCGATTCAATGTTAGACTATGGAAGGCCTTTACAGACTCTTTTAACTGCCTTCCGGTGGCAGCTCTTATAGATGACAAAATATTGTGCATGCACGGTGGTCTTTCCCCTGATCTGACAAACTTGGATCAGATTCGAAATTTAACTCGTCCTACTGCCATACCGGAGTCTGGCTTGCTTTGCGATTTGCTTTGGTCAGATCCTGGTAGAGATGTTAAAGGATGGGGAATGAATGACAGAGGAGTGTCACACACCTTTGGTCCTGATAAGGTGGCGGAATTCTTAGAGAAGCATGATTTGGACCTCATCTGTCGTGCCCATCAG GTGGTGGAGGATGGATATGAATTCTTTGCCAACAGGCAGCTTGTTACGATATTTTCAGCCCCCAATTACTGTGGTGAATTTGATAACGCTGGTGCAATGATGAGTGTAGATGAAGACTTGCTGTGCTCTTTCCAGATTCTTAAGCCAGCAGAGAAAAAGGCCAAGTTCATGATGTCAAACAAAATGTGA
- the LOC109012010 gene encoding folylpolyglutamate synthase, with amino-acid sequence MEEGGDGCQKHSITPYEEALDALSSLITKRSRADKSNKGDRFDILFDYMKILDLEEPISQMKVIHVAGTKGKGSTCVFAESILRNCGFHTGLFTSPHLIDVRERFRLDGVDICEEKFLAYFWWCYDRLKENTNEDVPMPTYFRFLALLAFKIFAAEQVDVAILEVGLGGKFDATNVVQAPIVCGISSLGYDHMEILGNTLGEIAGEKAGIFKHGVPAFTVPQPDEAMHVLEEKASQLGANLRVAPPLVADLLNGVKLGLEGEHQYLNAGLAVALCSTWLQRTGHLEATYLEQTSSLPAQFIKGLTAASLQGRAQIVPDTHIDIENPGDLVFYLDGAHSPESMEVCSGWFSLAIKEDSQQPLNYQPQDNSISSHEFIQRHPGKRSRKNSAQILLFNCMSVRDPQLLLPRLMKTCASHGVHFKKALFVPNTSLYYRVGSHASPPTDSQVDLSWQFNLQGVWENLMQGSKGDAKSTDADWEEVKDDTALPTKICENSAVFSSLPLAIKWLRDTVQRNQSIRFQVLVTGSLHLVGDVLKLVKK; translated from the exons ATGGAGGAAG GTGGCGATGGCTGTCAGAAACATTCAATTACTCCGTATGAAGAGGCGTTGGATGCTTTGTCGTCTTTGATCACGAAACGCAGTCGTGCCGATAAGAGCAACAAGGGAGATCGCTTCGACATCCTCTTCGATTACATGAAG ATACTGGACTTGGAGGAGCCAATTTCGCAAATGAAGGTTATCCACGTGGCTGGCACCAAAGGGAAG GGATCCACATGCGTCTTTGCGGAATCTATATTGCGTAACTGTGGCTTCCACACAGGACTTTTCACGTCTCCTCACCTCATTGATGTCCGAGAGAGATTTCGTTTGGATGG TGTTGACATATGTGAAGAAAAATTTTTAGCATATTTCTGGTGGTGTTATGATAGACTGAAG GAGAATACTAATGAGGATGTACCAATGCCCACTTACTTCCGCTTCCTTGCCTTACTTGCCTTCAAGATATTTGCAGCAGAGCAG GTCGATGTTGCTATTTTGGAGGTTGGATTAGGTGGAAAGTTTGACGCAACAAATGTG GTTCAAGCCCCCATCGTATGTGGTATATCTTCCCTTGGGTATGACCACATGGAGATTCTTG GAAATACTCTTGGAGAAATTGCTGGGGAAAAGGCTGGCATCTTTAAG CATGGGGTTCCAGCCTTTACTGTGCCTCAACCTGATGAAGCAATGCATGTACTTGAAGAGAAAGCTTCTCAGTTGGGT GCAAATCTTCGAGTGGCACCACCGTTAGTTGCTGACTTACTAAATGGTGTAAAACTTGGGCTTGAAGGTGAGCATCAATATCTAAATGCTGGTCTTGCTGTTGCACTATGCTCCACTTGGCTTCAGAGAACTGGCCATCTTGAAGCCACCTACCTGGAACAAACT AGCTCTTTGCCGGCGCAGTTCATTAAAGGTTTAACAGCAGCCAGTTTGCAAGGGCGGGCTCAGATTGTCCCTGATACACACATTGACATTGAGAACCCAGGAGATCTGGTGTTCTACTTGGATGGAGCCCATAGTCCCGAAAGCATGGAAGTATGTTCAGGATGGTTTTCTCTTGCCATTAAAGAAGACAGCCAGCAGCCCTTGAACTATCAGCCACAGGATAATTCTATATCCTCACATGAATTCATACAGAGGCATCCTGGTAAGAGATCCAGAAAGAACTCCGCACAG ATACTCCTGTTTAATTGTATGTCTGTGCGAGATCCTCAATTGCTTCTTCCACGCCTGATGAAAACCTGTGCCAGTCATG GTGTTCACTTCAAGAAGGCACTCTTTGTACCCAATACGTCATTGTATTATAGGGTTGGCTCCCATGCTTCACCACCTACTGATTCTCAAGTTGACTTGTCATGGCAGTTCAATCTTCAAGGAGTATGGGAAAACCTGATGCAGGGTAGCAAAG GTGATGCGAAGAGCACAGATGCTGATTGGGAAGAAGTAAAAGATGATACAGCACTGCCTACTAAAATTTGTGAGAACAGTGCAgtattttcttctctcccaTTAGCTATTAAATGGCTCAGAGATACCGTCCAACGGAACCAATCTATTCGCTTTCAG GTCCTTGTGACTGGTTCTTTACATCTTGTGGGTGACGTGTTGAAGTTGGTGAAGAAGTGA
- the LOC109019324 gene encoding protein YIPF1 homolog isoform X4, giving the protein MDESSKSLPTSHLLGSVPAVISEEKNASNYEEGFEQQPANGWKGVFNISSYIQFFDVDTDIVLNRLMSSFYPSGGDFSHKIDANPDLYGLIWISTTLVFVLAAFGNCATYLMQKHSDSSTSWSFDVSYMNVAAGSVYGYVIVVPLAFYFLLQYLGTKPSLVRFWCLWGYSLFVFVVSSVLYRGERSFIDGGCCIFLANGFGNLHQGLVLSMSSCSWPCAVSRSKTSVFPFFMKHFLLRQ; this is encoded by the exons ATGGACGAGTCCTCCAAAAGCCTCCCCACCAGCCATTTGCTTGGCTCGGTGCCT GCTGTCATCAGTGAAGAAAAGAATGCTTCAAACTATGAGG AAGGGTTTGAGCAACAGCCAGCAAATGGCTGGAAGGGAGTGTTTAATATCTcttcatatatacaatttttcgATGTTGATACAGACATCGTCTTAAACAGACTGATGAGTTCTTTTTATCCCAGTGGCGGAGATTTTTCTCACAAGATTGATGCTAACCCTGACTT ATACGGACTTATCTGGATATCCACTACATTGGTTTTTGTGCTTGCTGCTTTTGGAAACTGTGCCACCTACTTAATGCAGAAACACAGCGACAGCTCTACTTCTTGGAGCTTTGATGTCAGCTACATGAATGTGGCAGCGGGTTCAGTCTATGGTTACGTGATTGTGGTGCCCTTGGCATTTTACTTCTTGCTCCAGTATCTGGGCACAAAACCTAGCCTTGTTCGATTTTGGTGCTTGTGGGGATATTccctctttgtttttgttgtgtCTTCA GTCTTATATAGAGGGGAGCGATCTTTCATTGATGGTGGTTGCTGCATTTTTCTTGCAAATGGCTTTGGCAATCTTCATCAAGGTCTGGTTCTTTCCATGAGCTCATGCAGCTGGCCGTGTGCAGTGTCCAGATCTAAAACTAGTGTGTTTCCTTTCTTTATGAAACATTTTTTGTTAAGGCAATAG
- the LOC109019324 gene encoding protein YIPF1 homolog isoform X1, whose translation MDESSKSLPTSHLLGSVPAVISEEKNASNYEVPEANLQIFPPNSRGERGRGYQTLGSPTEGFEQQPANGWKGVFNISSYIQFFDVDTDIVLNRLMSSFYPSGGDFSHKIDANPDLYGLIWISTTLVFVLAAFGNCATYLMQKHSDSSTSWSFDVSYMNVAAGSVYGYVIVVPLAFYFLLQYLGTKPSLVRFWCLWGYSLFVFVVSSFLLLIPVELLRWIIIILAGSSSACFVALNLRSYIEGSDLSLMVVAAFFLQMALAIFIKVWFFP comes from the exons ATGGACGAGTCCTCCAAAAGCCTCCCCACCAGCCATTTGCTTGGCTCGGTGCCT GCTGTCATCAGTGAAGAAAAGAATGCTTCAAACTATGAGG TCCCTGAAGCAAATTTGCAAATATTCCCTCCAAATAGTAGAGGAGAAAGAGGGCGGGGTTATCAAACTCTTGGAAGTCCAACTG AAGGGTTTGAGCAACAGCCAGCAAATGGCTGGAAGGGAGTGTTTAATATCTcttcatatatacaatttttcgATGTTGATACAGACATCGTCTTAAACAGACTGATGAGTTCTTTTTATCCCAGTGGCGGAGATTTTTCTCACAAGATTGATGCTAACCCTGACTT ATACGGACTTATCTGGATATCCACTACATTGGTTTTTGTGCTTGCTGCTTTTGGAAACTGTGCCACCTACTTAATGCAGAAACACAGCGACAGCTCTACTTCTTGGAGCTTTGATGTCAGCTACATGAATGTGGCAGCGGGTTCAGTCTATGGTTACGTGATTGTGGTGCCCTTGGCATTTTACTTCTTGCTCCAGTATCTGGGCACAAAACCTAGCCTTGTTCGATTTTGGTGCTTGTGGGGATATTccctctttgtttttgttgtgtCTTCA TTTCTGTTGCTCATCCCAGTTGAGCTTCTTCGGTGGATCATTATAATTCTTGCTGGTTCTTCCTCAGCATGCTTTGTTGCCTTGAACCTCAGGTCTTATATAGAGGGGAGCGATCTTTCATTGATGGTGGTTGCTGCATTTTTCTTGCAAATGGCTTTGGCAATCTTCATCAAGGTCTGGTTCTTTCCATGA
- the LOC109012013 gene encoding uncharacterized protein LOC109012013 has protein sequence MATCDRNKYGHMWGSWCSNEVKGDSGMGLWKSVRMGWGEFVKHVKYKVGDGSRILFWHDYWCGELTPKNDFPSLFQIARLQDASVADSLSFLSNSMHWSVDFVRNVNDWEVTVISDFLRRLYELKIVQGSVDSLSWIHERNSRFSVHSYYHVLTCQGVCDFPWKSIWKVKVTNKAGYFLGDAKAGC, from the exons ATGGCAACATGTGATAGAAACAAATACGGGCATATGTGGGGTAGTTGGTGTTCAAATGAAGTAAAAGGAGATTCTGGGATGGGATTATGGAAGTCTGTTCGTATGGGCTGGGGGGAGTTTGttaaacatgtcaaatacaAGGTGGGggatggttcaagaattcttttTTGGCATGATTATTGGTGTGGAGAGTTAACACCCAAGAATGATTTTCCTTCCTTATTTCAGATTGCAAGGCTTCAAGATGCATCTGTGGCTGATTCCCTCTCTTTTCTGAGTAATAGCATGCACTGGTCTGTTGACTTTGTGAGAAATGTAAATGATTGGGAAGTCACTGTAATTTCAGATTTTCTCCGCAGATTATACGAGCTGAAGATTGTACAAGGAAGTGTAGACAGTTTGTCGTGGATTCATGAACGAAATTCCAGATTCTCAGTCCATTCCTACTACCATGTATTAACCTGCCAAGGTGTATGCGATTTCCCctggaaaagtatttggaaagTTAAAGTGACAAATAAG GCTGGGTATTTCTTGGGTGATGCCAAAGCAGGTTGTTAA
- the LOC109019324 gene encoding protein YIPF2-like isoform X2, with amino-acid sequence MDESSKSLPTSHLLGSVPAVISEEKNASNYEVPEANLQIFPPNSRGERGRGYQTLGSPTEGFEQQPANGWKGVFNISSYIQFFDVDTDIVLNRLMSSFYPSGGDFSHKIDANPDLYGLIWISTTLVFVLAAFGNCATYLMQKHSDSSTSWSFDVSYMNVAAGSVYGYVIVVPLAFYFLLQYLGTKPSLVRFWCLWGYSLFVFVVSSVLYRGERSFIDGGCCIFLANGFGNLHQGLVLSMSSCSWPCAVSRSKTSVFPFFMKHFLLRQ; translated from the exons ATGGACGAGTCCTCCAAAAGCCTCCCCACCAGCCATTTGCTTGGCTCGGTGCCT GCTGTCATCAGTGAAGAAAAGAATGCTTCAAACTATGAGG TCCCTGAAGCAAATTTGCAAATATTCCCTCCAAATAGTAGAGGAGAAAGAGGGCGGGGTTATCAAACTCTTGGAAGTCCAACTG AAGGGTTTGAGCAACAGCCAGCAAATGGCTGGAAGGGAGTGTTTAATATCTcttcatatatacaatttttcgATGTTGATACAGACATCGTCTTAAACAGACTGATGAGTTCTTTTTATCCCAGTGGCGGAGATTTTTCTCACAAGATTGATGCTAACCCTGACTT ATACGGACTTATCTGGATATCCACTACATTGGTTTTTGTGCTTGCTGCTTTTGGAAACTGTGCCACCTACTTAATGCAGAAACACAGCGACAGCTCTACTTCTTGGAGCTTTGATGTCAGCTACATGAATGTGGCAGCGGGTTCAGTCTATGGTTACGTGATTGTGGTGCCCTTGGCATTTTACTTCTTGCTCCAGTATCTGGGCACAAAACCTAGCCTTGTTCGATTTTGGTGCTTGTGGGGATATTccctctttgtttttgttgtgtCTTCA GTCTTATATAGAGGGGAGCGATCTTTCATTGATGGTGGTTGCTGCATTTTTCTTGCAAATGGCTTTGGCAATCTTCATCAAGGTCTGGTTCTTTCCATGAGCTCATGCAGCTGGCCGTGTGCAGTGTCCAGATCTAAAACTAGTGTGTTTCCTTTCTTTATGAAACATTTTTTGTTAAGGCAATAG